GTCTAATTCAAACCATGTAGCAAACTTACTCCTCCTCTTAAATTGTATTGACTTAGTACTTTATTCTAGGGTTTTATGAGTTATTTTCATCCATGGGTTGTTTTATGTGTTAGACTGTATACAGTTGTTTGTcctcaatatttttttaaataacaatctTTAGGCAGGTAAAAACATCCATTTCAAGAAGcccacatttttgtgttttgtattggtctgatgtaatatctaatcttaaatgtcatgttttcattgggctggaagcagaaaatcttcataattaacaaaaataaagacttgaaatcATCAGTTAGTTTGGAGTTAAtctatatacagtactgtgtgcacttaatgagctaagttactgaaataaatgaacttttccacaGTATTCTTACTTAATGAATAGGTCTGTTTAAGCTTTTTATCTGCTGTAGCTGCCTGTATAGATGGACCCACAAATCTtctatttttccttccacttggcCCCAGATTGCAGGTCACAGAGATATATCAATGATCTTGCATTGGGATATCTTAGCCTacagtgagaaaataaaaacaacttcttaGCTGACAACACTACTCCAGTGTGGAAGAGTCTGCAGACTATCACCAGCTACAGGAGTTCTACCCCCCACACTGTGATGACACCCCGCTTGGCTGAGGATCTGAATTATTTTGTAGGTTTGATCATCAGCCTTCAACACCTCAATCCCACACAAAGgattctgtgtcttaccctcttgcttgagggtgtcaatagtggccttctggacagcagtcaggtcggcagtcttacccatgattggggttttgagtgatgaaccaggctgggagttttaaaggcctcaggaatcttttgcaggtgtttagagttaactcgttgattcagatgattaggttcatagctcgtttagagacccttttaatgatatgctaattttgtgagataggaattttgggttttcatgagctgtatgccaaaatcatccgtattaagacaataaaagacctgaaatatttcagttagtgtgcaatgaatctaaaatatatgaatgttaaattttcatcatgacattatggaaaataatgaactttatcacaatatgctaatattttgagaagcacctgtatatatttttccagttttctttgtaaaatatttccagAGGAGAacatttcacaaataaacgttCAATACTTTCACTAACAGAGCAGTTGTTACTGAAGAAACGACAAACATGATCTTTACTGGATTATATCTATGtaccagtttaaataaaaacccttTGATCCCATTAGTAAGTATATATTTATAAGGCAATAACAAGATGGTGTTCCACTGTTTGTTGCTTCAATAAACCATCTATGTGTGCATATGGGAGAAGTTAACATCTAACTGAGCTTTGATAAACGTCTTGGTGGATTTCTTGCATTATAAACTTTCTGACAGTTTCTTACTGCTTTCAACATTAGCCCATGTTAGCAATGATCCTAACAACACTTTACCACTCAGAAACTTTTACTCTTTGTGTTCTCCACTGCCTCGGCAGCACCGGCTTTGGCATCGCAGAGTCAGCGCTTTGAGCCAGCGGTTCCAACCAGTAAGGGTCAGACCGTTTGGGTTCCAACCAGTAAGGGTCAGACCCTTTGGGTTCCAACCAGTAAGGGTCAGACCCTTTGGGTTCCAACCAGTAAGGGTCAGACCGTTTGGGTTCCAACCAGTAAGGGTCAGACCCTTTGGGTTCCAACCAGTAAGGGTCAGACCCTTTGGGTTCCAACCAGTAAGGGTCAGACCCTTTGGGTTCCAACCAGTAAGGGTCAGACCCTTTGGGTTCCAACCAGTAAGGGTCAACTGAACATGGAGCGTGAAACTACCAGTCTCACgctccatgtttcaatatgtcaaattaagctagctgccatTCGCTCTCttcctcctgaccacacccccaCACGTGGCCACGCCCCTCTGTGTCTCTGGGCACCGCCCACTTTGGTGacacttttttacatttggGCGGAGTTATGCTTTTTCATCGGGTTTAGTTCCAGTTTAAGTCTgaacaaacattcatttattccaacaaaacaaagacaaaatttcATTTCACTTTGATTAAACAGTaaatatcaaatttagtaaagattttaacaatgtcaaatacagttttacagttacatacaattattaaattgtgATGGCATTTTATGGTTATACCCCGACACTAGAACAAAACTGCAGCGTTAAAACTTAACCAGAAATTAAACAAGGAAGTTTAATTCCCAACTAGACTTTAATCCATCATAGTGCAGGAAAACAGACgtaattttctttaaatcaagGCCTTTACGTTTTGATAGTAAATAATTCTCATGACCttcttttaaaattcaaatgctgataaatgttccattaTTTTAATTCTTAGTAATTATTTGTTGTAACCCTAGGTTATTCTTTTAACCTTTAAAccctaaaacctaaaaaaactttgaacattttcaaaattattccaagtTATAGATTATAATTCACAGCATTCTCCATTTTTAAGTAACATGTTTCAAAGCCAGAAGCCATTTTTGGCATAGACAGTTCTGTTAACAGGtgtagcattttgttttttatttttaatgtatcCTAGTTTAATTAAATGGCATTGGTGTATTTCAGTTTTCTTCACTGACCCACAATCTATAGCTTATGGGCATCAGGGGTCCAGGACCCACAGGTTGAGGACCACTGcattaaaacactttaaacatGGAATCAGCTTTCTGCAAAGATTAAAAATTGAGTAAACACCTTAAATATCCTCAGAATTaagaatgtattgtttttgacaAGGGCAATAACGGATTTAGGAACGgcaatcactagttcacagctccaaTTTAGCCCCACATCACGGTTGCTTTAAACCCAGAGTTCATAAGGAGCTTCAGACATTATACCAAAAccaacacagatctgttttggaCTAAAGGTGAGCACCTGGTGAACAGCTCAAGTAGATGGaccctgcagcagcagcaggaggaacTCAGATTTTTTCTTGTTGGCAGATTCTTTTGGTTCCATCATTAAGAACCTCTGGTGGCATTATCTGAGCTTAGACTGACAAAATGTGGTGACTGGACCTTGTTGAAGTCAACACCTGCTTTATGTCACAGAATAAGACTCAGACATGCTTGTTTGGATCGGAACgtttataaattaaaacagaaagcGTTTAGTGTTTCTGAGGTGGAGCATCATCTCTGATTGGTCCGAAGGGGGTGATCTCCTTCACGATGATCTCTGCAATGGTTCGGTTGTTGGCAGCAACAATTCTCCTGGACATCAGGTCCACGTCTGCTCCTGGATAGAGACAGGTTCTCAGAGagcggcagcagcaggtgagaacAAGTGATCCTTAAGTGCCCTTACCTTCCACGTCCATCAGGACTCCTCCAGCCTCTAATACCACCAGAGACCCCGCAGCAACGTCCCAAACATGGATCCCGATCTCATAATATGCTTCCACACAGCCTGATGCCACCAGACACATGTTGATGGCTGCGGTGCCGGCGCCACGCAcgctgaaaacacaaaaacaggtcAGTAtcgcacacaaaaacacagctgtACCTGCAGCAGTAACAATCGGAGTCAGCAGGTACTGAAGTATCACTGTATGTCTCAGCACCTCTGGTACTGCAGTATCATGGACCTCCTTACCCATGTACTGGGAGGTTCAGGATGTTTCTGAGGCTGCAGAAGATCTTGTCCACAGCTTCTGGGTCCCTGCTGGACCCGAACTCTGTGgcgatgatggattgatggatgtcTGGAAACAACAGCTCAGGTCTTGCGCTGCTCTCAGGAAATTATTGATGATTACTGATCAATAACTGACCTGTCTGATCAGAAACCTGTAGAGGTTCTCCGTTACAGAATGCTCCCTTCCCTCGCCTCGCTGTGAACATCTTGTCTTCCAGACAGCTGTAGACCACTCCCACCTCCACCTAATCAGATCACAAAGAAGGTATTACATCATTGATGTAGCTGTGAGAACAACTCAATacatttttggttaaaatattcattttaacaacaaataataataGAGTTGCATAAAGTAATAGTGGAGTAGTAAAACAATGACTCCATGACAGACGTGTGTAACCAGTAACGTAGCAGAGACAAGAAGTTCCTCGGACTTTCCCCTTTCTCCGTCACTGATATTCCACTCCAGGCTACTGTATACACAGGCCACCGGGGCAACAAAGTCCTTAAAACATGTTAGGACACTTCTTCCCTTGACTGCCAATCGCTGTAGAGCAGGATGTGTCACTTGACCTACAGTTACCAGTTACAACCTGAATCACACTAGAACCAGATGCTGTTCATTTTACTCCACCATTTACATCTACATCTACATCTACAGTGAAATGTTTAGTGCTGACCATGCACAAATCCGTAACCCCTTTATTGTAAAATTCAAAGTTCCAGTGTAAAGTTCaactttaacaattttttcAGTATAAACATGAGTGTTTTAACGATTAATgtagcctaaatatagcatttaatgctCTCCTGGATTctattggctttgctcaaaacaacCACAGACCTACTCACTCCTGTCTTCACACTCTGGATCTTGTGTTGACATATGGAATTAGgtgttaaaaaacaacaatatttcctcattaccctgtcctgtctgaccattttaataacatttgatGGTAATCTAACCAAGTTCTCCTCCCTTAAAAGAATATTCCATTACAGTAGattattatcagacaatgctgtaacaacttttaaagaatctgttccagtTTAAATTTCCTCATTATGAAGGGCAGCAACATaatttctgccccttcacaaattgattatcttgttcatagtgtttcttcatcattgtgtggtgcattagacaatgtagcctccttgaaaaagaaggtaatcattaataggaggctagctccctggtttaatttagagctgcgtactttaaagcacaatgttagaaaattgcaTTTTACACAACTAGATGTGTCCTACTGAATCTGaaaaaatagtctactgttgaataaaaagagccttcaccaagctagaacagcttatctTTCATCATTAATAGAGGGAACCCACAATAATCTGAGGTTtcttttagtacagttgctaaacttacagtcACAGctctgtttatgttttatgattttaaCGTGTTTAatggaaacataaaaacagttttcttcctgttaaaagggagtttttcctctccactgtcgctacatgcatgctcagtatgagggattgctgcaaagtcaacgccagtgactgtccactgtctctacatgctcatccaggaggagtgaatgctgcaagtcactgactggatgcaatctgctgggtttccttagatagaaaaactttttatccaatttgaataaaaaactgaatctgactgaactgttcaatggttacgattaataggaatgtatgaatctgacttgtgttgtgaattgtcgCTATATAGATAAAGTTTATTGAGATAACTTTAAGTTCTGTGTTATGTTTCAGCTGGAAGTTCAGGTTtaaatttaggtttaaagttctGGTTTATTTTGTGAAGATCTCTCTGTCTTTGCCTGACCTGAAAACAGTTTTGTCTTTCAGTTTCTGCCACAAGGGGGCTCCACCAGAATGTTGGAAAGACAGAGTCATGTGACCAGATCTTACCCTTTTGTTGATGGAGAAGCCAATGGATATGGCAACGAAGGGAAACCTGCAGACAAGCAAACATGAGGTGTGATACACCTGGACAGGTGAGGTGGGGGGACTAAAGCCAGGTCTGAACCTTTTCCTGGATCGGTGTAATCTACACATATGTACTAACCCTCCACCAACCAGGTGGTCCTGATGTCAGTGTAGATCATTATACACATTTTGAAGTTCAGGAGGAAATCTGGCCCCCCCACCCGCcccaaaggaaaaacaataaaacagaaaaatcgaCTCATTATTGATTCACTTTGTCTTCTGTGATtaattcctgttatttatttgaTGCTTAGTATCAGCGCCACTACAGATCAGCACTGAAATATGAAA
This genomic interval from Girardinichthys multiradiatus isolate DD_20200921_A chromosome 6, DD_fGirMul_XY1, whole genome shotgun sequence contains the following:
- the impa1 gene encoding inositol monophosphatase 1; its protein translation is MVDILQNVMDHAVAVARKAGEVVRDAVRDDRKVMTKSSAVDLVTQTDQKVEQLIIQSVKEKFPEHRFIGEESVAAGESCILTDDPTWIIDPIDGTTNFVHTFPFVAISIGFSINKRVEVGVVYSCLEDKMFTARRGKGAFCNGEPLQVSDQTDIHQSIIATEFGSSRDPEAVDKIFCSLRNILNLPVHGVRGAGTAAINMCLVASGCVEAYYEIGIHVWDVAAGSLVVLEAGGVLMDVEGADVDLMSRRIVAANNRTIAEIIVKEITPFGPIRDDAPPQKH